One region of uncultured Methanolobus sp. genomic DNA includes:
- a CDS encoding PQQ-binding-like beta-propeller repeat protein, translating to MAEESTAGTWHQFHKDAAHSGNTLSDAPENNNILWGSPAISAIASSSPVIAEDKVFVNCVNDTGSYLTALDINDGHVLWSEEVDPQQWGSWASPAYDDGKVFVSMGANITCFDASTHDILWDKRPSGQASCNGGPAVADGKVFVEDWQGAHYYSYDETTGELLGSFQVFQSGSEGPRAQGSPAYYNGKLYLTSVSYQYYNESDVLREGYLYCVDADDLSHEYWRCDFENGLWGSASVADGVVYVATYDFYDGEGGDIYALNADTGAVIWGKENAIKTTDSTIALAYGNVYVAGGYQAGQVYCFNGTNGSLIWETEAGEKIGAWTNSVAVADGKVFAGREVPSGGGMRFGYEHLYAIDAYTGDLLWKGAEGGSSPAVYDGKVFTIDDDGKVYCYGGGSDTVDLNVTAVSATSYYNHKNTITATVRNNGSSCAGDVTISLLIDGSPDNSTTISVAGGHYESVEFPWTPTEEKDYDIAVTAEFTGDTDPSNNQNSKTVTVIDADADLVPQEYQMACYKGLEYSVPVVIENQGYKASNPCNVSVNSGHISGQIIAIPAIEPGENYTIYFRDYTTIGTIWYVYITVDVDDDTPEVKGISGGESNNVDKVWMQGYDTTTFDPEPEDWYQFNQNSTNTGITANYGPSDDEPVQIWNNSNFTGGVDVVPIIAGNRIYSFSSGGYLGCYDKYNGTYVWSEEVEASVLQTSTPAYGYALYPDLTSREAEMIFVATNGGDLYAFNANTLEQVWKREVTDEGFETPVTYHDHRIYVADGLGASEGTKYMYCFDDMGNEVWRHAHNNSAGFIWAGAAVVGDYVTYPVQEGVLVSLHTANGTLADEMDLSTDPEFAVAAPGRLRSSLVYQDGYLYFTSDKGNDEGYLWKVGFDSSTGTFQDDGWSSMVGFSTSTPVIYEGKVYVGTGEHGDAGAFVCVDDADGYVEWSFATDGGVKSSPVLSTYNADDPLLYFTTQTVNGSLYCVNTTGTLIWEYNPPDDDSYVLQGVALSEGYVYYGTDAGYLYCIGGDWNDWNDKNSPGGQVITLTEIRNAIVYWKFSEPGPGTGHVLSNTEIRNMIVYWKFSAAM from the coding sequence GTGGCGGAGGAAAGCACAGCTGGTACCTGGCACCAGTTCCACAAGGATGCGGCGCACTCAGGAAACACATTGTCTGATGCACCGGAGAATAATAATATCCTGTGGGGCAGTCCGGCGATCTCGGCTATTGCTTCTTCATCACCGGTGATAGCCGAGGATAAGGTTTTTGTCAACTGTGTCAATGATACCGGCAGCTATCTGACTGCTCTTGATATTAATGACGGTCATGTCTTATGGAGCGAAGAGGTTGATCCCCAGCAGTGGGGCTCGTGGGCATCTCCTGCTTACGATGACGGTAAGGTCTTTGTGTCCATGGGGGCAAACATTACCTGTTTTGATGCCTCAACCCATGACATATTATGGGATAAAAGACCTAGTGGACAGGCTTCCTGTAACGGAGGGCCTGCTGTTGCTGACGGTAAGGTCTTTGTGGAGGACTGGCAGGGTGCACACTATTACTCATACGATGAAACAACAGGCGAATTGCTGGGAAGTTTCCAGGTTTTCCAGAGCGGTTCGGAGGGTCCGCGGGCACAGGGGTCACCTGCCTATTATAACGGAAAACTGTACCTTACAAGCGTAAGCTACCAGTATTACAATGAAAGTGATGTACTTCGTGAAGGATACCTTTACTGTGTGGATGCGGACGACCTGAGTCATGAGTACTGGAGGTGCGATTTTGAAAACGGTTTATGGGGCAGTGCTTCTGTTGCCGACGGGGTTGTCTATGTTGCAACCTATGATTTTTATGATGGTGAGGGCGGAGACATATATGCCCTTAATGCTGACACAGGCGCTGTCATCTGGGGTAAGGAGAATGCAATAAAGACCACCGATTCTACAATAGCTCTTGCCTACGGTAATGTATATGTTGCAGGCGGCTACCAGGCAGGGCAGGTGTACTGTTTTAACGGGACAAACGGCAGTCTAATATGGGAGACTGAAGCGGGTGAAAAGATCGGAGCATGGACCAATTCGGTTGCCGTTGCTGACGGTAAGGTGTTTGCAGGCAGGGAGGTACCATCCGGTGGAGGCATGCGTTTCGGATATGAGCACCTCTATGCCATAGATGCATATACCGGGGACTTGCTCTGGAAAGGAGCAGAAGGAGGCTCCTCGCCTGCGGTATACGACGGCAAAGTCTTTACCATAGACGATGACGGTAAGGTGTACTGTTACGGTGGAGGTTCTGATACGGTAGACCTCAATGTAACCGCTGTTAGTGCTACGTCATACTACAATCATAAAAATACCATTACTGCCACGGTGAGAAACAACGGTAGCTCTTGTGCAGGTGACGTTACGATTTCCCTGCTTATTGACGGTTCGCCGGATAACAGCACTACAATCAGTGTTGCCGGAGGACATTACGAAAGTGTTGAGTTCCCCTGGACGCCCACCGAGGAAAAGGATTATGATATTGCCGTAACTGCGGAATTCACCGGGGATACCGATCCGTCGAACAACCAGAATTCCAAGACGGTCACGGTAATCGATGCGGATGCGGATCTGGTGCCACAGGAATATCAGATGGCTTGCTATAAAGGGCTGGAGTATAGTGTACCGGTAGTCATAGAGAACCAGGGATACAAGGCTTCTAATCCGTGTAACGTATCTGTGAATTCAGGTCACATTTCTGGTCAGATTATTGCAATCCCGGCGATAGAACCCGGTGAAAATTATACCATATACTTTAGAGACTATACCACTATTGGTACTATATGGTATGTTTACATAACGGTCGACGTCGACGATGATACTCCGGAGGTAAAAGGGATATCCGGTGGGGAGTCAAACAACGTAGATAAAGTCTGGATGCAGGGTTACGATACAACTACCTTTGATCCTGAACCAGAGGACTGGTATCAGTTCAATCAGAACAGCACGAACACAGGGATAACAGCCAACTACGGACCCAGTGACGATGAACCGGTACAAATATGGAACAACAGCAATTTCACCGGTGGTGTTGACGTCGTACCAATCATTGCAGGAAACCGTATATATTCATTCTCTTCCGGCGGATACTTGGGTTGCTATGATAAGTATAACGGTACATATGTATGGTCAGAGGAGGTTGAAGCGAGTGTGCTGCAGACTTCCACTCCTGCTTATGGTTATGCTCTCTATCCTGATCTCACGTCTCGCGAGGCAGAGATGATCTTCGTGGCCACCAACGGCGGCGATCTCTATGCTTTTAATGCAAATACACTTGAACAAGTGTGGAAGCGTGAAGTCACTGACGAAGGTTTCGAAACACCTGTGACATATCACGATCACAGAATATACGTGGCCGACGGGCTGGGCGCGTCGGAAGGTACGAAGTATATGTACTGCTTTGATGACATGGGCAATGAGGTGTGGAGACACGCTCACAACAACTCCGCAGGTTTCATCTGGGCCGGTGCTGCAGTGGTGGGGGACTATGTTACCTATCCGGTACAGGAGGGCGTTCTTGTAAGCCTGCATACGGCAAACGGAACCCTGGCTGATGAGATGGACCTGAGTACAGATCCGGAGTTTGCCGTGGCCGCCCCGGGCAGGCTGCGCTCTTCGCTGGTCTATCAGGACGGTTATCTCTACTTTACCTCTGACAAGGGTAATGACGAAGGTTATCTCTGGAAGGTTGGTTTCGATAGTTCCACCGGTACTTTCCAGGACGATGGCTGGAGCAGTATGGTGGGCTTCAGTACATCCACGCCTGTGATCTATGAAGGCAAGGTGTATGTGGGTACAGGTGAGCACGGTGACGCTGGTGCCTTTGTTTGTGTCGACGACGCTGACGGGTATGTCGAATGGTCGTTTGCCACAGATGGGGGCGTGAAATCATCTCCCGTACTTTCGACTTACAATGCGGACGATCCGCTCCTTTACTTTACGACCCAGACGGTGAACGGTTCACTGTACTGTGTCAACACGACTGGAACGCTCATTTGGGAGTACAATCCTCCCGATGATGATTCATATGTGCTGCAGGGCGTTGCACTGTCAGAAGGATATGTGTACTACGGAACGGATGCAGGTTACCTTTACTGCATCGGTGGTGACTGGAACGACTGGAACGATAAGAATTCCCCGGGCGGACAGGTCATCACACTTACAGAGATCCGCAATGCCATAGTCTACTGGAAATTCAGTGAACCGGGTCCGGGCACAGGGCATGTGCTATCGAATACAGAAATACGGAATATGATTGTATACTGGAAGTTCAGCGCAGCCATGTGA
- a CDS encoding PQQ-binding-like beta-propeller repeat protein produces MLLSCIMLASAVQADTITAVRTIDNSSVEPGETFQVTVVITCGDEDMIAGALDEDVPSGWVVETVQNGGWSFNSNLISWLAGLDYIYSGETKTIIYNVTVPADEGGGDYLISGSIAASEDAFPIVDYMYDVSGDTDVKVLAEPKFTSTDWSCFQKDYYNSGITTDRAPVQKPDDLESWVTYTYGIPGAYGIDSEVLVVGDLAYAVALGEVFALDRNTGEINWTSEIVKGKGITSPLGTCAYGNGKLFVGAFSQLYSYDALTGEELWNVTISTGNIDSVQINTPLTYDNGMIYFGEWYGVGEASRKYYCYNEDGTERWSLPSGEEEGYYWAGAAIVGNCLVYAGDNGNITSVNKYSGEVIDEIDIKEVFDIPGGLREDIRCSITFEPETRRLYTFTESGYCISLILKERGSFDTSDVHKIRLESGTSTPAVYNGRVYVGTGKFDPPGTFYCLDSSDLSEIWNYTPNGGVQASPAISTAYDDGDGEIYIYFTSNMKNATVYCLRDFDGNTEPDVRWTYEPPEETNEYTLHGVSIKDGRLFYGNDHGYVFGLAEWNYWDDPISDRGEVMTTDELQEAIHIWLNDEPAPVTGSSISTDRLQELIHNWLETN; encoded by the coding sequence ATGCTATTATCCTGTATAATGCTGGCATCGGCAGTGCAGGCTGATACAATCACTGCTGTCAGGACGATAGATAACTCTTCGGTAGAACCCGGGGAGACATTTCAGGTCACGGTTGTTATTACATGCGGTGACGAAGATATGATCGCTGGTGCTCTTGATGAAGATGTTCCAAGCGGCTGGGTTGTCGAGACGGTGCAAAACGGTGGCTGGAGTTTTAATTCAAATTTGATTTCATGGCTTGCCGGGCTTGACTATATATATTCAGGGGAAACAAAAACCATAATATACAATGTAACAGTCCCTGCCGATGAAGGAGGTGGCGATTATCTCATATCGGGTTCGATAGCCGCCAGTGAGGACGCATTTCCGATAGTTGATTATATGTACGACGTTTCAGGGGACACGGATGTCAAAGTGCTGGCTGAACCGAAATTCACATCCACTGACTGGTCCTGCTTCCAGAAAGATTATTATAACAGTGGTATAACAACTGACAGGGCTCCCGTGCAAAAACCAGATGATTTGGAATCCTGGGTAACCTACACCTATGGTATACCTGGTGCCTATGGAATTGATTCCGAAGTTCTGGTCGTAGGGGATCTGGCTTACGCAGTCGCTCTGGGGGAAGTCTTTGCCCTTGACAGGAACACGGGGGAAATCAACTGGACAAGTGAAATAGTAAAAGGAAAAGGTATCACATCACCCCTGGGAACCTGTGCATACGGCAACGGCAAGCTGTTCGTAGGTGCTTTTAGCCAGCTCTACTCGTATGATGCACTCACGGGTGAGGAGCTATGGAATGTAACCATCAGTACCGGGAATATTGATTCAGTCCAGATAAACACCCCGCTCACCTATGACAATGGAATGATCTATTTTGGTGAGTGGTACGGGGTAGGGGAAGCCAGTCGCAAGTACTACTGTTACAACGAAGACGGTACTGAACGCTGGTCCCTTCCAAGTGGTGAGGAGGAAGGATATTACTGGGCAGGTGCGGCTATCGTTGGTAACTGTCTTGTGTACGCAGGGGACAATGGTAACATCACATCCGTAAATAAATATTCAGGCGAAGTGATAGATGAAATCGACATTAAGGAAGTTTTTGACATCCCTGGCGGCTTACGTGAGGATATACGTTGTTCAATCACGTTCGAGCCGGAAACCAGACGCCTGTATACTTTTACAGAATCAGGATACTGTATATCCCTAATCCTGAAAGAAAGAGGATCTTTTGATACTTCTGACGTGCATAAGATAAGACTTGAGTCAGGCACCAGTACACCTGCAGTTTATAATGGCAGGGTTTATGTAGGAACCGGTAAATTTGACCCCCCGGGGACTTTTTATTGCCTGGATTCTTCCGATCTGTCTGAAATATGGAATTATACACCAAACGGCGGGGTTCAGGCTTCTCCGGCAATATCCACCGCATATGATGACGGAGACGGGGAGATATATATTTACTTTACAAGTAATATGAAAAATGCAACTGTCTATTGTCTAAGGGATTTCGATGGTAATACGGAACCGGATGTCAGGTGGACATATGAGCCACCTGAAGAAACAAATGAATATACTCTTCATGGTGTTTCCATTAAAGACGGTCGCCTGTTCTACGGCAATGACCATGGTTATGTCTTCGGACTGGCCGAATGGAATTACTGGGACGATCCGATTTCCGACAGGGGCGAGGTTATGACCACCGATGAGCTGCAGGAGGCAATTCATATCTGGCTTAACGATGAGCCGGCACCAGTTACCGGTTCATCCATATCTACCGACCGCCTGCAGGAGCTTATACACAACTGGCTGGAGACTAATTGA
- a CDS encoding PQQ-binding-like beta-propeller repeat protein yields MTKRTVSMLLLSIGLILGMSSAACASDWTSFQKNNYNNAVVDGTAPDTTTATINPVWNDTIGGGGWFGWESAPIIANGTVYDIYCNGYVYAYNLTGAVNNSEPVWINTEVGGGAIEFSTAAYDTVNDRLFVALSNGNSSTSTGVHAIDGVTGETIWSNTNASDFPANHQFNSGIKYADAKVYVSSYVSGSNTTDAGDLTCLNASTGLVEWNYHNSNAGFFTATPAIIGDYVVIGCYDGFVRSFEKDGDGTVIDSVNAGRGQIRSGITYDEDSECIFLTTTGGYLLKYDFDTSNGSFSNADEVNVGTRMTTTPTVAGDFVYVVDDDATISCCEKARLYLADSYDLTNSWGGIKGSPVVYDAPNGNDYVYVTVNGPTAPSSCVSFDEYGEYVAVTGTFGPLGYTFQGVAIVDGYIVFGNDAKYLGCFK; encoded by the coding sequence ATGACAAAGAGAACTGTTTCCATGCTTTTATTAAGCATAGGACTTATTCTGGGTATGTCTTCAGCGGCATGTGCTTCTGACTGGACATCATTCCAGAAGAACAACTACAATAATGCTGTAGTGGATGGTACTGCTCCTGACACGACTACAGCCACAATCAACCCGGTATGGAATGATACTATTGGGGGAGGTGGCTGGTTTGGATGGGAAAGCGCACCTATAATAGCTAATGGTACTGTTTATGATATATATTGTAACGGATATGTTTATGCATACAACCTGACAGGTGCTGTGAATAATAGTGAGCCTGTATGGATTAACACTGAGGTAGGCGGCGGTGCCATTGAATTTAGCACGGCAGCATACGATACTGTTAATGATCGTCTGTTCGTAGCCCTGTCAAACGGTAACTCCAGTACGTCTACAGGTGTACATGCAATTGATGGAGTAACTGGTGAAACAATATGGTCTAACACCAACGCGTCTGACTTCCCTGCCAACCACCAGTTCAACAGCGGTATCAAATATGCCGATGCTAAGGTTTACGTATCGAGCTACGTTTCTGGTTCTAATACTACTGATGCGGGTGATTTAACATGCCTTAATGCCAGTACCGGTTTAGTTGAATGGAACTACCATAATTCTAACGCTGGTTTCTTCACGGCAACACCTGCTATTATCGGGGACTATGTAGTCATTGGATGTTATGATGGATTTGTCCGTTCCTTCGAGAAAGATGGTGATGGAACAGTTATTGACTCCGTCAATGCAGGACGTGGCCAGATACGTAGTGGTATCACTTACGACGAAGACAGTGAGTGCATCTTTTTAACCACTACAGGTGGTTATCTGTTAAAATACGATTTCGATACATCCAACGGTTCATTCTCTAATGCAGACGAAGTTAACGTCGGTACCAGAATGACAACCACACCAACCGTTGCAGGCGATTTTGTATATGTAGTAGATGATGATGCTACTATTAGTTGTTGCGAAAAAGCAAGACTGTATCTGGCTGATTCTTACGACCTTACTAATTCTTGGGGAGGTATAAAAGGATCCCCTGTTGTCTATGATGCTCCTAATGGGAATGATTATGTATACGTGACTGTAAATGGGCCAACTGCACCTTCGTCATGCGTCAGTTTCGATGAATACGGCGAGTATGTGGCTGTTACTGGTACCTTTGGCCCTCTGGGATATACATTTCAGGGCGTAGCCATCGTAGACGGGTACATCGTTTTCGGTAACGATGCTAAATATCTCGGTTGCTTCAAGTAG
- a CDS encoding PQQ-binding-like beta-propeller repeat protein yields the protein MTKRTVFMLLLSIGLILGLSSVACASDWPTFQKNNYNNGVVDGIAPDTTTATINEVWTDTIGGAGWVGWDGAPIIANGTVYEVYFNGYVYAYNLTGAVNPGEPLWVNSEVGGGAGTFELSTAAYDTENDVLFVALSNGNSTTDTSVHAINGVTGDTIWTNNSTTYFPASYQFNSGIKYDDGKVYVASCHVSSMYDTDAGHLTCLDASTGVVEWDYHCGTGGFYWATPAIIGDYVVIGCDDGYVRSFDKDGDGTVIEYVNTGHNQVRGGITYDEDSECIFLTTEAGYLHKYDFDTDDGSFSNADDANVGTRMTTTPTVAGDFVYVVDDGATISCYEKDLTPTSSIDITNSWGGIKGSPVVYDAADGTDYVYVTINGPTAKASCVSFDEYGESPAVAGTFGPLGYTLQGVAIVDGYIVFGNDAKYLGCFK from the coding sequence ATGACAAAAAGAACTGTTTTCATGCTTTTATTAAGCATAGGATTGATTCTGGGTCTGTCTTCAGTGGCATGTGCTTCTGACTGGCCGACCTTCCAGAAGAACAACTACAACAATGGTGTAGTGGATGGCATTGCTCCTGACACAACTACAGCTACAATCAATGAGGTATGGACTGATACTATTGGGGGAGCTGGCTGGGTCGGCTGGGACGGCGCACCTATAATAGCCAATGGTACTGTTTACGAAGTATATTTTAACGGATATGTTTATGCATACAACCTGACAGGTGCTGTTAATCCAGGTGAACCTTTGTGGGTTAACAGTGAAGTAGGCGGAGGCGCCGGTACCTTTGAACTCAGCACAGCAGCATACGATACCGAAAATGATGTTCTGTTCGTAGCCCTGTCAAACGGTAACTCCACTACGGATACAAGTGTACATGCAATTAATGGAGTAACTGGTGATACAATTTGGACTAACAACAGCACCACTTATTTCCCTGCCAGCTACCAGTTCAATAGCGGTATCAAATATGATGACGGTAAGGTTTACGTAGCTAGCTGTCATGTAAGTTCAATGTATGATACAGATGCAGGTCATTTGACATGCCTTGATGCCAGTACCGGTGTAGTTGAATGGGATTACCATTGTGGTACGGGTGGTTTCTACTGGGCAACACCTGCAATTATCGGTGACTATGTAGTCATCGGATGTGACGATGGATATGTCCGTTCCTTCGATAAAGATGGTGATGGAACAGTTATTGAATATGTTAATACAGGACATAATCAGGTCCGTGGTGGTATCACTTACGACGAAGACAGCGAGTGCATCTTTTTAACCACAGAAGCAGGTTATCTGCATAAATATGATTTCGACACAGACGATGGTTCATTCTCTAATGCGGACGATGCTAACGTCGGTACCAGAATGACAACCACACCAACCGTTGCAGGCGATTTTGTATACGTAGTAGATGATGGTGCTACGATTAGTTGTTACGAAAAAGACCTGACTCCGACTAGTTCTATAGACATTACTAATTCTTGGGGAGGTATAAAAGGATCTCCTGTGGTCTATGATGCTGCTGATGGGACTGATTATGTCTACGTGACTATAAATGGGCCAACTGCAAAGGCATCATGCGTCAGTTTCGATGAATACGGCGAGAGTCCGGCTGTTGCTGGTACCTTTGGCCCTCTGGGATATACACTTCAGGGCGTAGCCATTGTAGACGGGTACATCGTTTTCGGTAACGACGCTAAATATCTCGGTTGCTTCAAGTAG